From a region of the Thiorhodovibrio winogradskyi genome:
- a CDS encoding TerY-C metal binding domain-containing protein: MRRLPVFFVLDCSESMVGENLRKMEQGLQSIVTALRGDPHALETVYLSVIAFAGVARTIVPLIELMDFYPPRLPLGGGTSLGAALDTLMHEIDRQVVRTTADAKGDWKPIVFLMTDGHPTDDPQAAIDRWRQTHARAAQLVAVGMGSQTDFSALARLTDQVLLFEDSRPGDFKRLIDWVSASVVARSQRLGEPNELSLTKSFDERVLSLVKDAPTTHADDNCVVLVGRCQKHRRPYLIKYEREERALSTVEFNLPLSSYQLAGCYPLDESYFDWSDPRTSSLKVNTAELMGAPGCPHCGNATAFAVCGCGKLLCLNGPGEAICPWCEKTVAFAPGASDAGGFDVGRSQG; this comes from the coding sequence ATGCGCCGACTCCCCGTCTTCTTCGTGCTCGACTGCTCGGAATCCATGGTGGGCGAGAATCTGCGCAAGATGGAACAGGGGCTGCAATCCATCGTGACCGCGCTGCGCGGAGATCCCCATGCGCTGGAAACCGTCTATCTCTCGGTGATCGCCTTCGCCGGCGTGGCGCGCACCATTGTGCCCTTGATCGAGCTGATGGATTTCTACCCGCCGCGCTTGCCGCTCGGCGGCGGCACCAGCCTCGGCGCCGCGCTCGACACCCTGATGCACGAAATCGACCGCCAGGTGGTGCGCACCACGGCGGACGCCAAGGGCGACTGGAAACCCATTGTGTTTCTCATGACCGACGGCCACCCGACCGATGATCCCCAAGCAGCCATCGACCGCTGGCGCCAGACCCATGCCCGCGCCGCGCAACTGGTCGCGGTCGGCATGGGGAGCCAGACTGATTTCAGTGCGCTGGCGCGTCTGACCGACCAGGTGCTGCTGTTCGAGGACTCACGCCCCGGCGACTTCAAACGTCTGATCGACTGGGTCAGCGCCTCGGTAGTGGCGCGCAGCCAGCGCCTGGGCGAACCAAATGAACTCAGCCTGACGAAATCCTTCGATGAGCGCGTGCTCAGCCTGGTCAAGGATGCACCGACAACGCACGCGGACGACAACTGCGTGGTGCTGGTCGGGCGCTGCCAAAAGCACCGCCGTCCCTACCTGATTAAATACGAGCGCGAAGAGCGCGCCCTGAGCACGGTTGAATTCAACCTGCCGCTGTCCAGCTACCAGCTCGCCGGTTGCTACCCGCTCGATGAGAGCTATTTCGACTGGTCGGACCCGCGCACCAGCAGCCTGAAAGTCAACACCGCCGAACTCATGGGCGCCCCCGGCTGCCCGCACTGCGGCAACGCCACCGCCTTCGCTGTCTGCGGCTGCGGCAAGCTGCTGTGCCTGAACGGACCGGGCGAGGCCATCTGCCCCTGGTGTGAAAAAACCGTCGCCTTCGCGCCCGGCGCCAGCGACGCGGGCGGCTTTGATGTCGGGCGGAGTCAGGGATGA
- a CDS encoding PP2C family serine/threonine-protein phosphatase: MTERRAPIKVDSVKVNPVKVDPGRRKRLEVDVERLVKGLFQGERVPLFDRGEIRREEIEAFARGDDVFDACFRFVRAMDDAWQARHPGQSLWVSKAARAGTQATRPAPNESASTEPAPTEPKTMMAEPNPMESVPDSEPQAAPTPPSAPVPGPEPEPPIQPPSQPAARQTPKQPPGQQQPAHATFFLPNAKVGVAYAAAIEGQDIKGEPVEIRDLRLPDELGLTFDAQTSEIRGTPRTAGDHRLAVSWGRVAGTSYSGDCLLIVNPDPKSLWKIIEPPTDALYPKPHTDCQRIESASGVQLIAASRRGRSHEHQGSFRDDDAFIQADIGAGWQVLMVADGAGSAKFSREGSRLACTAMAETLADALAGDQGAQLAGEVAAWSADARTATQSLGTAFHYLFHQAATSAVQAIAHEAERQGARARDYATTLLAAVAKPQDDGLFLTSFWMGDGAIAVYGPTGKLRLMGKPDSGEFAGQTRFLDNAALTDSGFAKRIGIGYFQEIGAVLLMTDGVSDPRFETDNGLEDPTRWDALWRELSPILESEAPERGLLDWLGFFSPGHHDDRSIAILRA, from the coding sequence ATGACTGAGCGCCGCGCGCCGATCAAGGTCGATTCGGTCAAGGTCAATCCGGTCAAGGTCGATCCGGGGCGGCGTAAGCGCCTTGAGGTCGATGTCGAGCGACTGGTGAAGGGTCTGTTCCAGGGCGAGCGCGTCCCCCTGTTCGACCGTGGCGAGATTCGCCGCGAGGAAATCGAAGCCTTCGCCCGCGGCGACGATGTGTTCGATGCCTGCTTTCGTTTCGTGCGCGCGATGGACGATGCCTGGCAGGCGCGACATCCCGGTCAAAGCCTGTGGGTATCAAAAGCGGCCCGCGCCGGCACGCAAGCAACCCGCCCCGCGCCAAACGAATCCGCATCAACCGAACCTGCACCAACCGAACCCAAGACCATGATGGCTGAACCCAATCCCATGGAATCCGTGCCTGACAGCGAGCCCCAGGCCGCGCCGACGCCGCCATCCGCTCCCGTGCCTGGACCTGAACCCGAGCCGCCGATCCAGCCACCATCTCAACCAGCAGCTCGCCAGACGCCCAAGCAACCCCCAGGGCAACAGCAACCAGCGCACGCCACCTTTTTCCTGCCCAACGCCAAAGTCGGTGTAGCCTATGCCGCCGCGATTGAAGGTCAGGACATCAAGGGTGAGCCGGTTGAGATTCGCGACCTGCGCCTGCCCGACGAACTGGGTCTGACATTCGATGCCCAGACCAGCGAGATCCGGGGAACGCCACGCACCGCCGGCGACCATCGCCTGGCAGTCTCCTGGGGCAGAGTCGCGGGTACCAGCTATTCGGGAGACTGCCTGCTGATCGTCAATCCCGACCCCAAAAGCCTGTGGAAAATCATCGAGCCGCCCACCGATGCCCTCTATCCCAAGCCGCACACCGACTGCCAGCGCATCGAGAGCGCCAGCGGCGTCCAGCTCATCGCCGCCAGTCGCCGCGGGCGCTCTCACGAACACCAGGGCAGCTTCCGCGACGATGACGCCTTCATTCAGGCCGACATCGGCGCCGGCTGGCAGGTGCTGATGGTTGCCGATGGCGCCGGCAGCGCCAAATTCTCGCGCGAAGGCTCCCGGCTCGCCTGCACCGCCATGGCCGAAACGCTTGCCGATGCCCTCGCTGGCGATCAAGGCGCCCAGCTCGCCGGGGAAGTTGCCGCCTGGTCGGCTGACGCGCGGACAGCCACCCAGTCCCTGGGTACCGCCTTCCACTATTTGTTCCATCAGGCCGCTACATCGGCGGTGCAGGCCATCGCGCACGAAGCCGAGCGCCAGGGCGCCCGAGCGCGGGACTACGCCACCACATTGCTCGCCGCCGTTGCCAAACCCCAGGACGATGGCCTGTTCCTGACTTCCTTCTGGATGGGCGATGGCGCCATTGCTGTCTATGGCCCGACTGGCAAGCTGCGCCTGATGGGCAAGCCGGATAGTGGCGAATTCGCCGGCCAAACGCGCTTTCTCGACAATGCCGCCCTGACCGACAGCGGTTTCGCCAAGCGCATCGGCATCGGCTACTTTCAGGAGATCGGGGCCGTACTGCTGATGACCGACGGCGTCTCCGATCCGCGCTTCGAGACTGATAATGGTCTGGAAGACCCGACACGCTGGGACGCCCTGTGGCGGGAACTCAGCCCCATCCTTGAGTCCGAGGCTCCCGAGCGCGGGCTGCTCGACTGGCTCGGCTTCTTCTCCCCCGGTCATCACGATGACCGCAGCATCGCGATCCTGCGCGCCTGA
- a CDS encoding helix-hairpin-helix domain-containing protein, translating to MPQVITSTTLDGQPVEFVDDIIGSGAMKEVYFAPDRSYVVAFYKTAQDFQARDRLRMITGSYRESIFEQIGGDYWRELFCWPSAMLEHDGRLGIVAPTYPSHFFFEHGSKNNDMLKIKGREKEGKWFAAAGLRQRFMDPRELGDWLGHLKVCLMLARAVRRLHMAGLAHSDLSYKNVLVDPSRGLACIIDVDGLVVPGKYPPDVVGTPDFIAPEVVATSHLPKDDPSRQLPRRETDQHALAVLIYMYLLYRHPLRGRKVHDPNDEQRDETLSMGERALFIEHPSDYSNRIRIDNVKPSDLPWADTEQRPYSLCGPYLSPLFERAFIDGLHAPAARPSANDWETALVKTVDLIQPCQNPDCEQQWYVFDNSTKPRCPFCGTPFRGQLPVLNLYSARHEGRFRPDNHRLMVWTGQSLFPWHANNRIAPNERLSEEQKRRVGYFVLHQERWWLVNESLPDLMDATTKTPIPSGSQLEIKDGQQILLAREDGGRLAVVQMVAG from the coding sequence ATGCCCCAGGTCATCACCAGCACCACTCTCGACGGACAACCGGTCGAATTCGTCGATGACATCATCGGCTCGGGCGCCATGAAAGAGGTCTATTTCGCGCCGGATCGCTCCTACGTCGTCGCCTTTTACAAAACCGCGCAGGACTTCCAGGCGCGTGATCGCCTGCGCATGATCACCGGCAGTTACCGCGAGAGCATTTTCGAGCAAATCGGCGGCGACTACTGGCGCGAGCTGTTCTGCTGGCCGAGCGCCATGCTCGAACATGACGGGCGCCTAGGCATCGTCGCACCGACTTACCCGAGCCATTTTTTCTTCGAGCATGGGTCCAAGAACAACGACATGCTCAAGATCAAAGGCCGCGAGAAGGAGGGCAAGTGGTTCGCCGCCGCCGGCCTGCGCCAGCGCTTCATGGATCCGCGCGAACTCGGCGACTGGCTCGGCCATCTGAAGGTGTGTCTAATGCTCGCGCGCGCCGTGCGCCGCCTGCACATGGCCGGTCTCGCCCACTCCGACCTGTCCTACAAAAATGTCCTGGTCGATCCCTCGCGCGGACTGGCCTGCATCATCGATGTCGATGGCCTGGTAGTGCCCGGAAAATACCCACCGGATGTGGTCGGCACGCCCGACTTCATCGCTCCCGAGGTGGTCGCCACCAGCCATCTGCCCAAGGACGATCCCAGTCGCCAACTGCCGCGGCGCGAGACCGACCAGCACGCGCTCGCCGTGCTCATTTATATGTATCTGCTCTACCGCCACCCGCTGCGCGGCAGAAAGGTGCACGATCCCAACGACGAACAGCGCGACGAGACCCTCTCCATGGGCGAGCGCGCCCTGTTCATCGAACACCCAAGCGACTACAGCAATCGCATTCGCATCGACAACGTCAAACCCAGCGACCTGCCCTGGGCCGACACCGAACAACGCCCCTACAGCCTCTGCGGCCCCTATCTCAGCCCGCTGTTCGAGCGCGCCTTCATCGACGGTCTGCACGCACCCGCCGCGCGCCCCTCGGCCAACGACTGGGAAACCGCCCTGGTCAAGACCGTCGATCTCATCCAGCCATGCCAGAATCCCGACTGCGAGCAACAGTGGTATGTGTTCGACAACAGCACCAAACCCCGCTGCCCCTTCTGCGGCACGCCCTTTCGCGGCCAACTACCAGTGCTCAACCTCTACTCCGCCCGCCATGAAGGCCGATTCCGTCCCGACAACCACCGCCTGATGGTCTGGACCGGCCAATCCCTGTTCCCCTGGCACGCCAACAACCGCATCGCCCCCAACGAGCGCCTGAGCGAGGAGCAAAAACGCCGCGTCGGCTACTTTGTTCTCCACCAAGAGCGCTGGTGGCTGGTCAACGAAAGTCTGCCCGATCTCATGGACGCCACCACCAAGACCCCCATCCCCAGCGGCAGCCAGCTTGAGATCAAGGACGGTCAGCAGATTCTGCTCGCGCGCGAGGACGGCGGTCGGCTCGCCGTGGTGCAGATGGTTGCGGGCTGA